From Vicinamibacterales bacterium:
AGTCGGCGCCGTCGTTCACCTCGCGCAAGGTCACGACCTATCTCCGGCTGCGTGAAGGGGAGGCGAATCTGCTCGCCGGCCTGATCCGGCAGGACAAGACCAAGTCGAGAAGGGGCGTCCCCGGGCTCGGTCATATTCCCGGGATCAACGCGGTCTTCACACAGAACGACGTCAACGATCAGGACAACGACATCGTGATGCTGATCACGCCGCACATCGTGCGTGATCATGAGCTCTCGAAGGAAGATGTCAGCAACATCTACATCGGTACGCAGGGGAACATCGGGCTGTCCGGGCCGCCGGCGCTGATTGCGGCGCAGCCCGAAGCGGCCGCCCCACCCGCGCCGGCTGCCGCGCCAGGCGGCCAGCCGCTGCCTGGCAACGTGCCGCAGACGGGCGCGCAGGGGCCGCCGGTCGCGGCGCGACCCGGAAACCAGAACCCGAACCCGGCCGCGCCGCCAGGTACGGCAGCGGTGCCGTCGTACGTGCAGACGCCGACCGCGCCGCCGACGCTGCCGCCGACCGCAACCGGTCAGGCGACGCCGTCGGTGCCGGCCGCGGGCGCGGCGATTCCGACCCAGACGACGCTGCCTCCGGTCGGGGCGCTGCCGCCGACCACGTCTCCGGCAGCGGCTGGTGCGGCTCCTGCCGGCGCCAATACGCCGCCTGCCGGCGCCAATACGCCGCCTGCCGGCGTCAACACGCCGCCAGCTGGCGCCAACGCGCCGATGCCGGCAGCGACGCCGTCGGCCGCGAACCCATCGGCTGTGACGCCGCCGGCTGCGACCGACGCGGCCGCCGGCCGAGGCACGAACGCGTCGACGCCGGCGCAGATCATCGTCACGGCTCCGGGCACCGAGTTCCGCGTCGGCGGCGGTCCCTACACCGTGCCGATCACGATCAACAACGCGACGCGTATGTCGACGCTGACGCTGACGATCACCTACAACCCGGCGGTCCTGCGCGTCCGCACCGCGACCGAGGGGACGTTCATGCGCCAGGGAAACGTCACGGCGAGCTTCGCGCCGAAGATCGACGGCTCGACCGGTCGCGTCGACCTGGTGATCAGCCGCGCCAACGATCAGACCGGCGCATCGGGCGCCGGCGTCATCGCGGCGCTGATGTTCGACGCGGTGGTGCCGGGGACGAGCACGATCGGGATCAGCGGCGTCGCGCTGGGTCCGAACGGTTCGCCGGTGCCGATCACCTCGTCGCCGGTCACCGTGACGGTGCGATAGCGCGTCAGGCGGCGGCAAGCGGCACGGCTGGAATTCGAGACGACATGTGGGGCACGATGGCGACGCGATTCGCTCAGCGGTGGGTTCGGGAACGGCGCTCGCGCCGCGGCGAAGGCGGATTCACGTTCGTCGAGCTGCTCGTCGTCTGCGCCATCCTGCTGATCCTCGCCTCGGCCGCGATGCCGCTCGCCAAGGTGAGCATCCAGCGCGAGCGCGAAAGTGAGCTGCGGCGGGACCTGCGCGAGATGCGCACCGCGATCGACAAGTTCAAGGACCTGGCGGATGCCGGCGGGATCTCGGCGTTCGACATCAAGGCCGGCTCGGAGAATTATCCGGCCACCCTGCAGCAGCTGGTCGACGGCGTGGGCAAGGCGAACGACGCCACCGGAACGAAGGTCAAGATGTTGCGGCGCATTCCGATCGATCCGATGACGCATTCGACCGATTGGGGCATGCGCGCCTATTCCGACCGGCCGGATTCCACGTCGTGGGGCGGCAGCAGCGTGTTCGACGTCTACTCGAAGTCGGAAGGCAAGGCACTCGATGGCACGAAATACAAAGACTGGTAGCGCAACGCGCGGCACGTGGCGCGAAAAAGGTTTTACGCTCGTCGAGCTGCTGATCGTGATCTCGCTAATCTCGATCCTCGCGGCGATGGGCCTGGTCCAGTACAAGAATTCCGTCGCGTCGTCGCGCGAGGCGGTGCTGCGCACCGATCTCTTCCGGATGCGCGACGCGATCGATCAGTACTACGCCGACAAGGGCAAGTATCCCAGCGGTCTCGACGCGCTGGTCAGCGACGGCTACATGCGCAAGGTGCCTGAGGATCCGGTCGCGAAGTCGAGCGACAGCTGGGTGACGGTCCCGGCCGAGCCCGATCCGAACAGCCCGAACAGCGAGGCCGGCATCTACGACGTCAAGAGCGGCGCGCAGGGCACCGCCCTCGACGGCAGCGCCTACTCGGACTGGTAGCGCCTCGGGCGCCACCCAGTCACAGCAGCTTCGACCCCGCCCCGATCCGCGCGAGCACGTCGGCACGTCGTCGCGCCGCCCCGGGCTTGGCGAAGACGAGATACGCGCAGCGCGCCGGCGATCGCCTGCTCATGTAGCCGTCGTAGACGCCGTGGAAGGCGCGCTCGATTTCGACCTCGCGCACGAACCCAGCGGCCTCGAAATGGCGCACCCACCACGGAGCCGTCGCCCAGGTCAGATGGCCGTGGATCGGATAGCCGGTCCCGTCGGTGTGCAGCGTGTGCAGCAGGCCGTCGCGCGCCTCTTCCGCCCAGGCGTCGAGATAGAAAGGGAAGACGGTCCCGAAGACCTCGTCCTCGCCGAACGCCGGGATGTTACAGAACAGGTACGCGTCGTCGCGTGTGATCTGCGCCATCCTGGCGATGTAGGCGTCGATCTTGTTCGGGTTGAGGTGCTCGAAGACGTCGAGACCGAACACGAGGTCGTATTTCGGCGGCAGATCGATCGCCAGCAGATCTCCCTGATGGATGCGCGGACGAATACGGTCCGACGCCCTGGCGATCGCCATCGCGCTGATCTCGACTCCCACGGCCTCGATGCCGAGATCGTCGAGGCATTGCAGGACCGCGCCGGCCGCCGTCCCCAGCTCGAGCGCCGCTTGCGGCGCGAACGCGGCGATCATCTCGGCGACCAGACGCTTGTCGAAGTCGACGTCGAGGATCCAGACGCCAGGCTCCTCGTAATAGCCGTTGGCGATGATCGCCGACTCCAGCCAATCGAAGTCGGACGACGACGCCGCGTCGAAGACGAGGATCGACTGCTGGCTGTGCCGATCGACAGTGCGCCGATAGCGCTCGGGCCGTTCCACCACCAGGTTGGGCAGCGTCGACGGTGCGGCCGGCGTCAGCGATCGCTGGAACTCTGGCGAACGCATGATGTCGAGAAGGACGGCGGTGCGGCGGACTCCCGAGCGGAGCACGCCGGCATAGAAGTCGAGGCCGCCCTGGTCGGCGTCGCGCCCGAGAATGTCGCGAAAGGCGGCGTCGACGAACTCGCGATCGCCGACCAGGACCGGCTCGAGCCGCGCCTTCAGATACTTGATCAGCCGCAAGTCCTACTGCACGTCGAGTTGCAGGGCCGCCGTGCCGATCTCGCAGCCGCTGACGCCGAACACGTCGACGCGCACGTTCTTCACGCCGCGGCTGGTGAACGTGTGCGAGAGCTGCGGTGCGCTGGTGGTCTGGGTTCCCGTGCCGTCGTCGAAGGTCCACACGTAGCGCGACACCTGCGCGCCGGTGACGCCGCCGGCGGTGAACGTCACCGGCGAGGCCACGGTGGGCGTGCCGTTGCTGCTCGAGAGCGTGATCGGCAGCGCGCCGATGATCACCGTGGTCGAGAGCGATCCCGATCCGCCGGCGAGATCGGTGGCGGTGGCGGTTGCCGTGTAGGTACCGGGCGAGCAATAGGCGTGCGATGTCTGCACAGCCGTCGCGCCGCTGATGGCGCCGAGGTCGGTGCTCGAGCCATCGCCGAAATTGACGCGGACGTTCAACAGGTTCGCGTTGGTGTTCGGCGTCACGCTGAAGGCGACCGGGGTGCCGGCGGTCGTCGCGTTGGGCGTGGCGGTGAAGCCGGACAGGCCGAAGGCGCTGACCGTGATGGTGGCGGTCGCGGTGACCGGCGCGCTGCCGGTGCCGGCGCCGTTGACGGTCGCCGTCACTTTTGCGGTGGCGGTCGTGGTGAGCGTGGCGTTGGCGACGCCGTTCGAATCAGTGGTCGCCGTCGACGGCGACACCGAGCCCTTGTCGGTGGAGAAGGTGACCGCCACCCCAGACACCGCTGAGCCGCCCGTGTCGGCGACCGTGGCCTGTACCTGAACGGAGCCCCCCGACGAGCCGAGCGACTGCGGCGTGGTGGTGACGTTGACGCTCGCGACGGAGGCCGCGCCAACCTTGATTTGCGCGGTACTCGAGGCGCCGCCGGAATACGCCGTGATCACCGCGGTTCCGCTGGCGCCTCCGGTGATCAGCTGGACCGTGACCTGGCCGTTGTTCGTCCGCGCCTCGGAAGGCTCAATCCGTCCAATCGTCGTCGTAAAAGTGATCAGCGTCCCGTTCTGCACGGGCGTCCCGGCACCGGTGGTGCTGGTGACGCCGCTGCCGGCGCCGGATCCGGCTGAGGCCACGCCGTTTTCGATGACAGTGGCGACGATCGGAATCTGACCGTTGAGCGGCGCGCTGTTGGCCTCGGGAATGAGTGTGATCACACTGCCGGTCGGCGCCAGCAGGGGCACCTTGTCGCACGCGGCGACGAGCGCGAGCGGCACCAGAAGGAGCGACAGGATGACGCAGCGGCGGTGTGCTACCATAAATGGCGCTAACAATAGTAGTCTCATGAGTTTACGGGGTCAAGACGTGCCTTCGCGGTCCGGCGGCGCGCGCGGCTACGCGATGGCGGCGCTGCTCGTCACACTGGCGGTCATGGCCGTGATGATGTCGGTGGTCCTGCCGGTCTGGCGCCACGACATCCAGCGGGAGAAGGAAGAGGAGCTCGTCTTCCGCGGTCAACAGTACGTGAGAGCGATTCGGCTCTTCAATCGGCGGACGAACTCGCTGCCGACGCGCGTCGACGATCTCGTGCAGGGTCGTTATCTCCGCAAGAAGTTCAAGGACCCGATCACCAACGACGATTTCGATCTGATTTCCGCGGCGAATCCGAATCCCGCCGGTCAGGTGGGCTCGACGCTGCCGGGTGGCGGCGGCACCACGCAAGCGATCAGCGGCGGCCCGCCGGCGTCGACCGGACGCCTGGGCGCGAACAGCGAGAGCACCGCCAACAGTTCGTCGAACGGCACCGTCCCGGGCGGTATGCTCGGCGTTCGCAGCAAGAGCAAGGCTGAATCGGTCCGGCTCTACCTGAACCGCAACCATTACAACGAGTGGATGTTTATCTTCCAGGGCCTCGGCGCAGGCGGCGGCCGCGGCGGGCTGCCGGTCGGCCCCGGCGGACGCGGCGGTCCAGGGTTCCCGGGCGGCCGTGGCGGCCCCGGCTTCCCTGGCGGTCCCGGTCGAGGCCCCGGGCGCACCGGCGGCCCGGGCGATCCCGGCGGCGGCCGCCAAGGTCCCCCAGGCGGATTCGAAGTGCCCGGCAGCGGGCCGATTCAACTGCCCGGTCGGGGACGTGGCGGTCACTGAGAGAGTTGGCACTGCTGGTTAGGACGCCGGGAGAGAGTGGGCAGTTGGAATGCGAAGCTGGCAGGTGGCAGGCACGGCCTACTGCCTGCTGCCCACTTCAGCTGCCAACTCTTCATGCACCTGTCGCCGCACCGATCGAATCCGATTGTTGTCGCGCGTCGGATGCACGCGATTGGTGAGCAGCACGACATAGAGATCCCGTTCGGGATCGATCCACAGCGAGGTGCCGGTGAACCCGGTGTGCCCGACGGCTCGCGCCGAGAGCCGCGTGCCGCACGAAGACGTGGGCAGCATCGTGTCCCATGCCAGGGCACGCGAGCTGCCAGGGACGCTCGATTTGCGAACGAACCGGGCAAGCGTCGCGCGTCGGACGCCCAGGTGCTCGACGGTGTCGCCCGGAGTCGACGAGTCGAGCAGACCGGCGAGGATGGCGCGCGCGAACGCGCCGACGGCCGATGCCGTGCCGAACATGCCGGCGTGACCCGCGACGCCTCCGAGTGTCCAGCAGTTCTCGTCGTGAACTTCGCCCTGCAGCAACCGGCCGCGCCACAAGTCCAGCTCGGTCGGGGCGCAGCGGGGGCCGAGCGCGCGCGGCGGCGTGAACCCGAGCCACGCATCCGCATCGCCTGCGATCGCTGACATCGAGGGGAGATCCGATAGCGGGAAGCCGACGTCCTCGAGGATGAATCCGAGCAGGATGAAACCGAGGTCGCTGTAGATCGACTGGGTGCGCGGCGAGTACTCGAGCGGCAGCGTGCAGATGGCGGTCTCGAAATCCGCGCGGCCGCGGTGATCGCGGAAGAACGGCAGGTAGGCCGTCAGCCCTGACGCGTGCTCGAGCAGATCGACAATGCGCACGCCAGCCCGGTCGTCACCGCGCCAAGCGGGCAGGTAGTCGGTGAGCCGGCGTTCGAGCGAGACCGCTCCGGCGTCGATGGCGCGCATCGCTTGTGTCGCGGTGGCGATGACTTTGGTCAGCGATGCGAGATCGTAGACCGTGGACAGCGTGACGCGCGGTGAATCGGCCGCGTAGGTCAGCGTTCCAAACGCGCCACTCCAGCGGCCCTCACGGCTTCCCGCCTCGACGACCGCGCCCGGAAAGACCCGCGCCTGTATCGCAGAGTCGATGATGGAGCCAACCAGCCTCAAGAAAGCCTCAGGACCCTCAGCACCGCTGGCACCCCTGGCACCCCTGGCACCCTTAGCACCAGCACCTTTAGCACCTTTAGCACCCTTGGCACCTTTGGCACCGGGGCCTTGTTTCCCCCCTCACCTCGGCGTCGCTTGCGGATTCGTCGCGCTGGCCGCGAACGCGCCCCTGCTGACTCTCGCCAGGTAGTCGGGTTCCTTCGCACCGATCAGGCTGTCGTAGGAAAACAGCACGAACCCCGCCGTGCCGAGGCGGCGCGCCGCCTGGATGTCCTCGATCGTCTGCGCCGGTGACAAACGGTAGGCGCCGATGCCGGCCCAGACAGTGTGGGCGCCGGCGGCTTCGCGGACCGCGGCAATCTGGTCCACGAAGCGTGCCGGCTCCTGCGTGTACGCCATCGGCGCGATCGCGTCGACGAGGCCGTCGGCGAGCCAGGCGCGCCAGTCCTGCAGCCGCTCTTCGGCCGCGTCCTGCGGGTCGGGCGCCACGGCGGCGCTAAGTACGATCGACGGTTTCACCGCTCGAAGCGCCTGACGCACGCCGGCGACGAGCGCCGTCATGCGCGCGCGGCGGAAGGCCTTCCACTCGGCCGGAAACCGATCGGGATACGCGAACAGATCGTCGGCGGCGGCCGCATCGATCTGTGCGCGGACCGCAGCCGCCAGCCGCGGGCGCAGGTCGCCGCGGAACTCGGCGATCGCGAAGCGGCTGTAGTCGAACTGCGGATTCGGAAAGCGGGCGTAGTCGAGATGCACACCGTCGATGTCGTAGCGGCGGGCGAGGTCGGTGACCACCGTCTCGAAGTAGGCGACCGCGGCGGGCGTCACGGGTGAGACGTAGAGCCCCTCGACCGTCTCGAGCTGCCCGCGGGTCCAGCGCGCGATCCGCCCTGCGTACCCGGGGTTGGTCGGATCGACATGCGCCAGCTCCTGCGCGATCGGCCTCGGCACCATCAGCCACTCTGGATGCCGCGCGAGCAGGTGTTCCGGCGACACCGGTAGATCGACGGCGCTCGAGATCAGGTTCACCGACACCCAGGCGTGGACGCGAAGGCCGGCCGCGTGCGCGTCGGCGAGCAGTGTCGCGAGGGGATCGAAAGACGCCGGCTGGCGGGCGAGATCTGCGGCGCGCGGCTCGATGGCGCTCGTGTAGTAGGCGTCACCGCGCCCTCGCACCTGCACGAGCAGCGTGTTGAACCCCTGTTCGCGCGCCGTGCGCACGAGCGTCGCGATGCTCGCTGGCGAGTTCAACGACGAGCGCAGCACCCACAGCGCGCGCGTTTCCGCCACGCTGACGGCGGGCTGCGCGTGCACACCCGCCGCCGGGGCGCCGCCGAGCGCGACGAACGCCGTCGCCGCGATGGCCAGCAGCGCGATGCGACGACCGCGCCGGAAGCCCGTGGGAAACATCATGGGAACAGCTGAGTGTACCATCGTAGTCACGCCCATGCACGTGCTTGGAATCGACGCGGGAGGAACAAAGACCGTTTGCCAGCTCGCTGACGCGGCTGGGAATGTGCTCGCGGAAGCCCGCCGCGGCGGCGCCAACCTGCAGGCCGCGGGGGAGCTGGAGGTCGAGAAGACGCTCTACGAGGTGATGGAGGCGGCGCTGGCGGGGCACGACGTCGTGCCAAGCGCCATCTGCCTCGGCATCGCCGGCGTCGATCGGCCCGACGACGCGCGCGTCGTCGGCGGCATCATGCGGCGGATCGGCTACAAGGCGCGCCTTCTCATCGTCAACGACGCGCTGGTGGCGCTCGAGGCGGGCGCGCCGGGGCGTCCTGGCGTTGTCGTGATCGCCGGTACCGGGTCGATTTGTTACGGGCGCAACGATCGCCGCGAAGCCGCGCGCGCCGGCGGATGGGGATTCGTGCTGGGCGACGAGGGGAGTGGTTACTGGATCGGCCGCGCCGCGCTGCGCGCGGTGCTGCGCCAGGCCGATCGGCGCGGCCCCGCGACCGCGCTCACGCCGCTCCTGCTCGCGCACTACGGCGTGCCCCGCGCGCAGGAGGTGATTCACCACGTCTATGCCGAATCGCTCCGACCCGCGGCGCTCGCCGCGCTGGCGCCGGTCGTCATGCGCGCCTTCAGCGCCGGCGACCAGGTGGCGGCCGGGATTCTCGAACGCGCCGCCGCCGAGCTCGAGTCGTCGGCGCTGATCGTCGCGCAACGGCTCGGCATGACGGGCTCGTCGTTTCCCTTTGTCCTCTCCGGCGGCATCTTCCGGGCGGTGCCGTGGCTCGAACAGGAGTTGGCGCGCCGGCTGCCGATGGCCTCGCCGGGGAGCTCGACGCGGCTGCTCGAGGACGAACCGGCGATCGGCGCCGTGCGGCTCGCGATCGCCGAGGCGCGCGGCGGCTACACGATTCCTTCGTACAAGGCGGATGCGTGAAGATCACGGTCATCGACAACGATCGGGCGCTGGCGCGGACGCTCGCGGTGCAGATCGCCGCCATGCTGGGCCAGCGCCCAGCCCTCGTCTTCGGACTGGCGACCGGGCGGACGCCGGTGCGGCTCTACCATGAGCTTGGCGCGCTGCACGCGAACGGACAGGCCGATTTCTCGCTCGCGACCACGTTCAATCTCGACGAGTTCCTCGGCATCGCCGGCGATCACCCGGGCAGTTTCCGCACGTTCATGCACGAGCATCTGTTCTCGCGGGTCAACGTGCCGCCCGCGCAGATCAACTTCCTCGACGGCGCGGCTCCCGACCCCGACGCCGAATGCGCGCGCTACGAAACGGCGATCGCGGCGGCCGGCGGCGTTGACCTGCAGATCCTCGGCATCGGCACCAACGGCCACATCGGCTTCAATGAACCGGCGCGCGTGCTCGAGCCCCGTACGCACCGCGTCACGCTCAAGGCCTCGACGCGGCGGAGCAACGCCGTGCTGTTCGGCGGCGATCCCGACAAGGTGCCGGCACAGGCGTTGTCGATCGGGATGGCGACGATCCTCCACGCGCGGCGGATCGTCCTGATCGCGACGGGGAAGGCGAAGGCGAAATGCGTCGAGCGGATGGTCAGGGGCCCGATCGACACGAGGCTGCCGGCGTCGTTCCTGCAGCTCCACCGCGACGCCGAACTGCTGCTCGATCGAGCCGCGGCGTCGGTGCTGCAGCCGGACGCGCCGCCCTGAAGGGCCTGGCTCCTTCTGTACTTGTAGCGCAGGGCTTCAGCTCTGCCATCCGCCGAGAGGGGCCTCAGCCCTGCCGCTCACGCTGTCCGAGGAGCTCGCGGAGGCGGGGCTCGATGTCCTCGCCGATCGCCTCGCGCACCGAGTTGTCGGCCTGCCGCAGCCGCTTCATCGCCTGCGGCAGCGTGAGGCCGGCCTTCTGCATCACGATCGCCGCCTTGACGTTCCAGCGCGCGCGCTTGAGCAGCGATTCCGCCTCGGTCGGATCGAGGCCGGTCACGACGTTGAGGATGCGCTTGGCGCGGTCTTTCAGTTTTTCGGACCCGGTCTTCACGTCGACCATCAGGT
This genomic window contains:
- a CDS encoding type II secretion system protein; translated protein: MWGTMATRFAQRWVRERRSRRGEGGFTFVELLVVCAILLILASAAMPLAKVSIQRERESELRRDLREMRTAIDKFKDLADAGGISAFDIKAGSENYPATLQQLVDGVGKANDATGTKVKMLRRIPIDPMTHSTDWGMRAYSDRPDSTSWGGSSVFDVYSKSEGKALDGTKYKDW
- a CDS encoding prepilin-type N-terminal cleavage/methylation domain-containing protein encodes the protein MARNTKTGSATRGTWREKGFTLVELLIVISLISILAAMGLVQYKNSVASSREAVLRTDLFRMRDAIDQYYADKGKYPSGLDALVSDGYMRKVPEDPVAKSSDSWVTVPAEPDPNSPNSEAGIYDVKSGAQGTALDGSAYSDW
- a CDS encoding DUF4214 domain-containing protein, which translates into the protein MRLIKYLKARLEPVLVGDREFVDAAFRDILGRDADQGGLDFYAGVLRSGVRRTAVLLDIMRSPEFQRSLTPAAPSTLPNLVVERPERYRRTVDRHSQQSILVFDAASSSDFDWLESAIIANGYYEEPGVWILDVDFDKRLVAEMIAAFAPQAALELGTAAGAVLQCLDDLGIEAVGVEISAMAIARASDRIRPRIHQGDLLAIDLPPKYDLVFGLDVFEHLNPNKIDAYIARMAQITRDDAYLFCNIPAFGEDEVFGTVFPFYLDAWAEEARDGLLHTLHTDGTGYPIHGHLTWATAPWWVRHFEAAGFVREVEIERAFHGVYDGYMSRRSPARCAYLVFAKPGAARRRADVLARIGAGSKLL
- a CDS encoding PKD domain-containing protein, yielding MVAHRRCVILSLLLVPLALVAACDKVPLLAPTGSVITLIPEANSAPLNGQIPIVATVIENGVASAGSGAGSGVTSTTGAGTPVQNGTLITFTTTIGRIEPSEARTNNGQVTVQLITGGASGTAVITAYSGGASSTAQIKVGAASVASVNVTTTPQSLGSSGGSVQVQATVADTGGSAVSGVAVTFSTDKGSVSPSTATTDSNGVANATLTTTATAKVTATVNGAGTGSAPVTATATITVSAFGLSGFTATPNATTAGTPVAFSVTPNTNANLLNVRVNFGDGSSTDLGAISGATAVQTSHAYCSPGTYTATATATDLAGGSGSLSTTVIIGALPITLSSSNGTPTVASPVTFTAGGVTGAQVSRYVWTFDDGTGTQTTSAPQLSHTFTSRGVKNVRVDVFGVSGCEIGTAALQLDVQ
- a CDS encoding type II secretion system protein is translated as MSLRGQDVPSRSGGARGYAMAALLVTLAVMAVMMSVVLPVWRHDIQREKEEELVFRGQQYVRAIRLFNRRTNSLPTRVDDLVQGRYLRKKFKDPITNDDFDLISAANPNPAGQVGSTLPGGGGTTQAISGGPPASTGRLGANSESTANSSSNGTVPGGMLGVRSKSKAESVRLYLNRNHYNEWMFIFQGLGAGGGRGGLPVGPGGRGGPGFPGGRGGPGFPGGPGRGPGRTGGPGDPGGGRQGPPGGFEVPGSGPIQLPGRGRGGH
- a CDS encoding serine hydrolase domain-containing protein; its protein translation is MRLVGSIIDSAIQARVFPGAVVEAGSREGRWSGAFGTLTYAADSPRVTLSTVYDLASLTKVIATATQAMRAIDAGAVSLERRLTDYLPAWRGDDRAGVRIVDLLEHASGLTAYLPFFRDHRGRADFETAICTLPLEYSPRTQSIYSDLGFILLGFILEDVGFPLSDLPSMSAIAGDADAWLGFTPPRALGPRCAPTELDLWRGRLLQGEVHDENCWTLGGVAGHAGMFGTASAVGAFARAILAGLLDSSTPGDTVEHLGVRRATLARFVRKSSVPGSSRALAWDTMLPTSSCGTRLSARAVGHTGFTGTSLWIDPERDLYVVLLTNRVHPTRDNNRIRSVRRQVHEELAAEVGSRQ
- a CDS encoding family 10 glycosylhydrolase, with translation MMFPTGFRRGRRIALLAIAATAFVALGGAPAAGVHAQPAVSVAETRALWVLRSSLNSPASIATLVRTAREQGFNTLLVQVRGRGDAYYTSAIEPRAADLARQPASFDPLATLLADAHAAGLRVHAWVSVNLISSAVDLPVSPEHLLARHPEWLMVPRPIAQELAHVDPTNPGYAGRIARWTRGQLETVEGLYVSPVTPAAVAYFETVVTDLARRYDIDGVHLDYARFPNPQFDYSRFAIAEFRGDLRPRLAAAVRAQIDAAAADDLFAYPDRFPAEWKAFRRARMTALVAGVRQALRAVKPSIVLSAAVAPDPQDAAEERLQDWRAWLADGLVDAIAPMAYTQEPARFVDQIAAVREAAGAHTVWAGIGAYRLSPAQTIEDIQAARRLGTAGFVLFSYDSLIGAKEPDYLARVSRGAFAASATNPQATPR
- a CDS encoding BadF/BadG/BcrA/BcrD ATPase family protein — translated: MHVLGIDAGGTKTVCQLADAAGNVLAEARRGGANLQAAGELEVEKTLYEVMEAALAGHDVVPSAICLGIAGVDRPDDARVVGGIMRRIGYKARLLIVNDALVALEAGAPGRPGVVVIAGTGSICYGRNDRREAARAGGWGFVLGDEGSGYWIGRAALRAVLRQADRRGPATALTPLLLAHYGVPRAQEVIHHVYAESLRPAALAALAPVVMRAFSAGDQVAAGILERAAAELESSALIVAQRLGMTGSSFPFVLSGGIFRAVPWLEQELARRLPMASPGSSTRLLEDEPAIGAVRLAIAEARGGYTIPSYKADA
- the nagB gene encoding glucosamine-6-phosphate deaminase, with the protein product MKITVIDNDRALARTLAVQIAAMLGQRPALVFGLATGRTPVRLYHELGALHANGQADFSLATTFNLDEFLGIAGDHPGSFRTFMHEHLFSRVNVPPAQINFLDGAAPDPDAECARYETAIAAAGGVDLQILGIGTNGHIGFNEPARVLEPRTHRVTLKASTRRSNAVLFGGDPDKVPAQALSIGMATILHARRIVLIATGKAKAKCVERMVRGPIDTRLPASFLQLHRDAELLLDRAAASVLQPDAPP